In one window of Frigoriglobus tundricola DNA:
- a CDS encoding shikimate kinase, whose translation MARNIILVGYRCTGKTTVGRRLAQLLGWPFADADDHIEAVAGRSVTEIFASEGETGFRDRESAALAELCARSGCVIATGGGAVLREPNRRLLKASGLVVWLTAAPDTLWGRMQTDPTTAARRPNLTAGGGWDEVRALVAAREGLYREVADFVRNGDSQSPDEIAAAILTEWNGGTTSRPSSGACGP comes from the coding sequence ATGGCCCGTAACATCATCCTCGTCGGCTACCGCTGCACCGGCAAAACGACCGTCGGGCGGCGCCTCGCGCAGCTCCTCGGCTGGCCGTTCGCGGACGCGGACGACCACATCGAGGCGGTCGCGGGGCGGTCCGTCACCGAGATTTTTGCGTCCGAGGGCGAAACGGGGTTCCGCGACCGCGAATCGGCGGCGCTGGCCGAATTGTGCGCCCGGTCCGGGTGCGTCATCGCGACCGGGGGGGGCGCGGTCCTGCGCGAACCGAACCGCCGGTTGCTGAAGGCGAGCGGGCTCGTGGTCTGGCTCACGGCCGCGCCCGACACGCTTTGGGGCCGGATGCAGACCGACCCGACCACCGCGGCCCGCCGCCCGAATCTGACCGCCGGCGGCGGGTGGGACGAGGTGCGGGCGCTCGTTGCCGCCCGCGAAGGGCTGTACCGCGAAGTTGCAGATTTCGTGAGGAATGGCGACTCCCAGTCGCCGGACGAGATCGCGGCTGCTATTCTCACGGAATGGAATGGTGGTACTACCTCCCGGCCGTCTTCTGGTGCCTGTGGGCCCTGA
- a CDS encoding prepilin peptidase, with amino-acid sequence MEWWYYLPAVFWCLWALTIGLMVGSFINVLVARLPYEKSIVWPSSRCFSCYRKVRLTDNIPILGYLRLRGKCRYCQAPFSARYLWVEVGTGLAFLALFVAEVGCDWHGLPGVKYDPRGFDGASPTFRAFAVFCYHAVLVAGLIAAAAIDAEHRIIPAQITYTVMAVGVIGGVLMPWPWPHPALAANVIPPATPWIIEDYLGKIPRGVQPWPFWGPTFGFAPPGSWKLGLLTSVAGALAGSLAVRAVKWLFETGLGREALGLGDADLLMMAGAFLGWQIVVLSLFVGSFASLILKLLEAIVRPTAPSDSAAGTPVTGPPDANELPFGPGLAIGVVATWFAWPWVGPRVQFPFFDATMMGVLCAVMGIGLLAAALFLRRPVETAPAPVAR; translated from the coding sequence ATGGAATGGTGGTACTACCTCCCGGCCGTCTTCTGGTGCCTGTGGGCCCTGACCATTGGGCTCATGGTCGGCTCATTTATTAACGTCCTCGTTGCCCGTCTCCCCTACGAGAAGAGCATCGTCTGGCCGTCGTCCCGGTGCTTCTCGTGCTACCGCAAGGTGCGGCTCACGGACAACATTCCGATCCTCGGCTACCTCAGGCTCCGCGGCAAGTGCCGGTACTGCCAGGCGCCGTTCTCCGCCCGGTACCTGTGGGTGGAAGTCGGGACCGGCCTCGCGTTCCTCGCACTCTTCGTTGCCGAGGTGGGCTGCGACTGGCACGGGCTGCCGGGCGTGAAGTACGACCCGCGCGGGTTCGATGGCGCCTCCCCGACGTTCCGCGCGTTCGCGGTGTTCTGCTACCACGCCGTTCTCGTCGCCGGCCTCATCGCCGCGGCGGCCATTGACGCCGAACACCGCATCATCCCGGCGCAGATCACGTACACGGTGATGGCCGTCGGGGTGATCGGCGGCGTGCTGATGCCGTGGCCGTGGCCGCACCCCGCACTGGCGGCGAACGTCATTCCGCCCGCGACGCCCTGGATTATCGAGGACTACCTCGGGAAGATTCCGCGCGGCGTGCAGCCGTGGCCGTTCTGGGGGCCGACGTTCGGATTCGCCCCGCCCGGCAGTTGGAAGCTCGGGCTGTTGACCTCTGTGGCCGGTGCGCTGGCCGGGTCGCTCGCGGTCCGCGCGGTCAAGTGGCTGTTCGAGACCGGCCTGGGCCGCGAGGCGCTCGGCCTGGGTGACGCCGACCTCCTCATGATGGCCGGTGCGTTCCTCGGCTGGCAGATCGTGGTGCTCTCGCTGTTCGTCGGCTCGTTCGCGTCCCTGATTCTGAAACTGTTGGAAGCCATCGTGCGACCGACGGCTCCTTCTGACTCGGCCGCGGGGACGCCCGTTACCGGCCCGCCGGACGCGAACGAGCTCCCGTTCGGCCCCGGTCTGGCGATCGGCGTGGTCGCCACCTGGTTCGCGTGGCCGTGGGTCGGCCCGCGGGTCCAGTTCCCGTTCTTCGACGCCACCATGATGGGCGTCCTCTGTGCCGTCATGGGTATCGGGCTGCTGGCCGCGGCGCTCTTCCTGCGCCGGCCGGTTGAGACCGCGCCCGCCCCGGTGGCGCGGTAG
- the hisH gene encoding imidazole glycerol phosphate synthase subunit HisH, whose product MSETVIVDYGMANLRSVQKAFEQVGHSATITGDPKHVAAAGKVVLPGVGAFRDAVARMRDTGLADAVRRHIDAGRPFLGICLGMQMLFARDHEDGLHEGMGVFGGDVVRFPDVVGLKVPHMGWNTLRFARPGCPLFAGLPADPAVYFVHSYYPQPTAREIVAAEADYPTPFCAAVWKDNVFATQFHPEKSQRIGLHMLRNFASL is encoded by the coding sequence ATGTCCGAAACGGTGATCGTGGACTACGGGATGGCGAACCTGCGGAGCGTCCAGAAGGCGTTCGAGCAGGTCGGCCATTCCGCCACGATCACCGGAGACCCGAAGCACGTGGCCGCCGCCGGGAAGGTGGTGCTGCCGGGCGTCGGGGCGTTTCGGGACGCGGTGGCGCGGATGCGCGACACCGGTCTGGCCGACGCCGTGCGCCGGCACATCGACGCCGGTCGCCCGTTCCTCGGCATCTGTCTGGGGATGCAGATGCTGTTCGCCCGCGATCACGAGGACGGTCTGCACGAGGGGATGGGCGTCTTCGGCGGCGACGTGGTGCGGTTCCCCGACGTGGTGGGGCTGAAGGTTCCGCACATGGGGTGGAACACGCTCCGCTTCGCCCGGCCCGGGTGCCCGCTGTTCGCCGGGCTGCCGGCCGACCCGGCGGTCTACTTCGTCCACTCGTACTATCCGCAACCGACCGCCCGTGAGATCGTCGCCGCCGAGGCCGACTACCCGACGCCGTTCTGTGCGGCGGTGTGGAAGGACAACGTGTTCGCGACCCAGTTCCACCCGGAGAAGAGTCAGCGGATCGGCTTGCACATGCTCCGCAACTTTGCGTCGCTCTGA